A region from the Antennarius striatus isolate MH-2024 chromosome 22, ASM4005453v1, whole genome shotgun sequence genome encodes:
- the LOC137589569 gene encoding uncharacterized protein translates to MAKRKAKACGGGRFKQLTLAQSLSGGVAAVEMSDSGKDRGGAGDAPKEVEDRIGGEESVAGCSGAPPQFGGVPHGSAAAEGSPLRLSGDRSDSEPDPDSSSEWIPSESSRESSPDPWEPTEELRSKVPKTSRGRASARGRGARRRQSLEVDEGVWGHDGWKPTKFPFVATPGPQNAAADLDSDQPVDFMELFLTDELLGHIASQNNLYARQFIQAHPEALPH, encoded by the exons atggcgaagcgcaaggcgaaagcatgtggaggaggcaggttcaagcagctcacactggcacagagcttgtctggcggtgtagctgctgtggaaatgagcgacagcggtaaggatcgggggggggcaggagatgcacccaaggaggttgaagaccggatcggaggcgaggaaagcgtggcgggttgtagcggggcccccccgcagttcggcggcgtcccacatgggagcgccgctgcggagggttctccgctgcgtctgtccggcgacaggtctgactctgaaccggacccggaCTCGTCATCTGAGTGGATtccgtcagaaagcagcagggagtcctccccagacccgtgggagcccacggaggagctgaggagcaaag tccctaaaacgagtagaggacgtgcatctgcaagagggagaggtgcgaggagacgccaatcactggaggtggatgaaggtgtttggggtcatgatggctggaaacccactaagttcccattcgtggcaacccctggtccccagaatgcggctgcagacctggattcagaccagccggttgacttcatggagctgtttctgactgacgagctgctgggtcacattgccTCTCAGAACAACCTGTATGcacggcagtttatacaggcccatcctgaagctctgccacactga